Proteins encoded by one window of Clostridium perfringens:
- a CDS encoding signal peptidase I: MNSKKIVNTIYYIVISMLVIILVNNFMSKSDSIFKAVGFRTYSILSGSMEPEINTGDLAIVKSIDADDVKVGDIITFKYEGKVVTHRVVEKNEEGFITKGDNNNANDTEIVRGEDLIGKVLFHMPFLGYVTVFLSKPIVISGLMVLIAISILWDTFKVDKKKTIKA; this comes from the coding sequence ATGAATAGTAAAAAGATTGTTAATACTATATATTACATAGTTATTTCTATGTTAGTTATAATATTAGTAAATAATTTTATGAGTAAGTCAGATTCAATATTTAAAGCTGTTGGATTTAGAACATATTCAATATTAAGTGGAAGTATGGAACCAGAGATTAATACTGGAGATTTAGCTATTGTTAAGAGTATTGATGCTGATGATGTTAAAGTTGGAGATATAATAACATTTAAATATGAGGGGAAAGTAGTTACCCATAGAGTTGTTGAAAAAAATGAAGAGGGATTTATAACAAAGGGTGATAATAATAATGCTAATGATACTGAAATAGTTAGAGGAGAAGACTTAATAGGAAAAGTTTTATTTCATATGCCTTTCTTAGGATATGTTACAGTATTTTTATCAAAGCCAATAGTAATATCAGGACTTATGGTCCTAATTGCAATAAGCATACTTTGGGATACTTTTAAAGTTGATAAGAAAAAAACAATAAAGGCTTAG
- a CDS encoding ABC transporter ATP-binding protein, translating to MLKRFIRYYKPYKKLFILDLLAAFLVSACDLFYPMITRNIINDVIPNKQIKLLFVFAIVLTLIFLIKAGLNYFMQYWGHVVGVRMQADMRRDLFDKLQDMPNKYFDNNKTGVIMSRIINDLLDISELAHHGPEDLFISLVMLVGSFIILCTINVPLTIITFAIIPFLLFYTIHKRNKMKKAFKETRVKTGEVNATIENSISGVRVTKSFGNKAYEMEKFDKSNGIFKKAREHAYKAMAEYFSGMFFLVDMLELIVLIAAGYFTYLGKINVGDFAAYLLYIKMFLQPIRKLINFNEMFQNGMSGFERYEEIMNEENEKEIPNAKDLKDVKGKITIKDVTFRYDNKESILENFNLDIEAGKMVALVGPSGGGKTTICNLIPRFYDYESGQIFIDDVDISTVTLKSLRENIGIVQQDVFLFTGTIKENIMYGNPNATDEEVIEAAKNACLHDFIMGLEDGYDTFIGERGVKLSGGQKQRISIARVFLKNPAILILDEATSALDNVTEYEIQKALEELSKDRTTLVVAHRLSTVKNSDEIVVLTDKGIEERGTHEELIKLGGVYSNLHNL from the coding sequence AATAAACAGATAAAATTATTGTTTGTTTTCGCAATTGTACTTACTCTAATATTCTTAATTAAGGCAGGATTGAACTATTTTATGCAATATTGGGGACATGTAGTTGGAGTTAGAATGCAAGCTGATATGAGAAGAGACTTATTTGATAAACTACAGGATATGCCTAATAAGTATTTTGACAATAATAAAACTGGAGTTATTATGTCTAGAATTATAAATGACCTTCTAGATATATCAGAATTAGCTCACCATGGTCCAGAGGATTTATTTATATCATTAGTTATGTTAGTAGGATCCTTTATAATTTTATGTACAATAAATGTACCTTTAACAATTATTACTTTTGCTATAATACCTTTTTTACTTTTTTATACTATTCATAAGAGAAATAAAATGAAAAAAGCATTTAAAGAGACAAGAGTTAAAACTGGTGAAGTAAATGCTACTATAGAAAATAGTATTTCAGGAGTTAGAGTAACTAAATCTTTCGGTAATAAGGCTTATGAAATGGAAAAGTTTGATAAGAGTAATGGTATATTTAAGAAAGCTAGAGAACATGCTTATAAGGCAATGGCTGAATATTTTTCAGGGATGTTTTTCCTTGTAGATATGCTTGAACTTATAGTTTTAATAGCAGCTGGATATTTTACTTACTTAGGAAAAATAAATGTAGGGGATTTTGCAGCATACTTACTATATATAAAGATGTTCTTACAGCCTATTAGAAAACTTATAAATTTCAATGAAATGTTCCAAAATGGAATGTCTGGTTTTGAAAGATATGAAGAGATAATGAATGAGGAAAATGAAAAAGAAATTCCTAATGCAAAGGATCTTAAGGATGTAAAAGGAAAGATTACAATAAAAGATGTTACTTTTAGATATGATAATAAAGAGAGTATTTTAGAAAATTTCAATTTAGATATTGAAGCAGGCAAAATGGTTGCTTTAGTTGGTCCATCAGGTGGAGGAAAGACAACAATATGTAATCTTATACCTAGATTCTATGACTATGAAAGTGGTCAAATCTTTATTGATGATGTGGATATAAGTACTGTTACTTTAAAATCTTTAAGAGAAAATATTGGTATAGTTCAACAAGATGTATTTTTATTTACAGGAACTATAAAAGAAAATATAATGTATGGAAATCCTAATGCTACAGATGAGGAAGTTATAGAGGCAGCTAAGAATGCATGTCTACATGATTTTATTATGGGCTTAGAAGATGGATATGATACATTTATAGGTGAAAGAGGGGTTAAGCTTTCTGGAGGACAAAAGCAAAGAATTTCAATAGCTAGAGTATTCTTAAAGAACCCAGCAATATTAATATTAGATGAAGCTACATCAGCCTTAGATAATGTTACAGAATATGAAATACAAAAAGCTTTAGAAGAATTAAGTAAAGATAGAACAACCCTTGTAGTTGCTCATAGACTTTCAACTGTTAAAAATTCTGATGAGATAGTTGTATTAACGGATAAAGGCATAGAAGAGAGGGGAACACATGAAGAGCTTATTAAGCTTGGTGGTGTTTATAGTAATCTTCATAATTTATAA
- a CDS encoding C-GCAxxG-C-C family protein: MLVEKAREKWDKKHDLNCAECIMYAANEEYNLNLSKETLKVMSSFGGGLAIGNVCGAATGAAGVLGLMFTEDRGHQSPQTRALTQEFMEKFYDKLGYYNCTDLKAKYKKDDDRRCIVMIETAAEVLDEIVRRER; this comes from the coding sequence ATGTTAGTTGAAAAAGCAAGAGAAAAGTGGGATAAGAAACATGATTTAAATTGTGCAGAGTGCATAATGTACGCTGCAAATGAAGAATATAATTTAAATTTATCAAAGGAAACTTTAAAAGTAATGTCTTCTTTTGGTGGAGGATTAGCAATAGGAAATGTATGTGGAGCAGCAACTGGGGCAGCAGGTGTTTTAGGCCTTATGTTTACAGAGGATAGAGGTCATCAGAGTCCACAAACTAGAGCATTAACACAGGAATTTATGGAAAAGTTTTATGATAAATTGGGATACTATAATTGTACTGACTTAAAAGCTAAGTACAAAAAAGATGATGACAGAAGATGCATAGTTATGATAGAGACTGCAGCTGAGGTTTTAGATGAAATCGTAAGAAGAGAAAGATAG